One genomic region from Anabaena sp. PCC 7108 encodes:
- a CDS encoding WGR domain-containing protein — MEIYLVFVDAAQNSNKFWSAKVEQENLTVEWGRVGYKSQQKVHSFGNFQQAVSKFHNLVAEKKMKGYRESQPQIDNNSDSSEIKRAIQLLEILRPYVAERQFANSNYLETLNQYLKIVPTPLGMKIIPSLIYRHVGDVDHQLSLLNSLLRNESVQGENTSESGNNRKVISLKTISKNFWRYI, encoded by the coding sequence GTAGATGCTGCCCAGAATAGCAATAAGTTCTGGAGTGCTAAAGTTGAGCAAGAAAATTTAACTGTTGAATGGGGTCGAGTAGGGTACAAATCTCAACAGAAAGTTCACTCATTTGGTAATTTTCAACAAGCAGTTTCTAAATTTCACAATCTCGTTGCTGAAAAGAAAATGAAAGGCTACCGAGAAAGCCAACCTCAAATTGATAATAATTCTGATTCTTCGGAAATCAAAAGAGCTATTCAATTGCTAGAGATATTACGTCCTTATGTAGCTGAAAGACAATTTGCAAATAGCAATTATTTAGAGACATTAAACCAATATCTCAAAATTGTCCCTACACCTTTGGGCATGAAAATAATACCATCCTTAATATACCGTCATGTAGGAGACGTAGACCACCAACTATCACTACTGAACTCCTTATTAAGAAATGAATCTGTTCAAGGTGAAAATACATCAGAATCTGGTAACAACAGGAAAGTTATCAGCTTAAAAACAATTAGTAAGAACTTTTGGAGGTATATCTAA